From Actinoplanes oblitus, a single genomic window includes:
- a CDS encoding patatin-like phospholipase family protein codes for MSRTRRVALALGSGGARGYAHVGAAQVLAERGFEVAAVAGSSMGALVGGVLAAGRLTEFADWASGLKQRDVVRLIDPKWASPGAMAADRLVNRLNDFLTDVQIEDLPIPYTAVATDIAARREVWFQKGPLRSAVRASIAIPGVITPVVINGRLLADGGMLNPVPIEPTAAAGADLTIAVSLQAPRPPSEPAAPVRATAEAPWLEDWAVRLRQVFRRSPTEPAAAEPLADALPADLRIADVLSLSLDAMQDLIARYRMAGLPPDIQIAIPVSACRVMDFHRAAEMIEVGRELTGRALDDWAAGSRVGLSRG; via the coding sequence ATGTCCCGGACGAGGCGGGTGGCGCTGGCGCTCGGGTCGGGCGGCGCTCGTGGCTACGCGCACGTCGGCGCGGCGCAGGTGCTGGCCGAGCGGGGATTCGAGGTCGCCGCGGTGGCCGGATCGTCGATGGGTGCGCTGGTCGGCGGGGTGCTGGCGGCCGGGCGGCTGACCGAGTTCGCCGACTGGGCGTCCGGGCTGAAACAGCGCGACGTGGTGCGGCTGATCGACCCGAAGTGGGCGTCGCCCGGCGCGATGGCCGCGGATCGGCTGGTCAACCGGCTCAACGACTTCCTCACCGACGTGCAGATCGAGGACCTGCCGATTCCCTACACGGCGGTGGCGACCGACATCGCGGCGCGGCGTGAGGTGTGGTTCCAGAAGGGGCCACTGCGATCGGCGGTGCGGGCGTCGATCGCGATCCCCGGGGTGATCACCCCGGTGGTAATCAATGGCCGGCTGCTGGCCGACGGCGGCATGCTCAACCCGGTGCCGATCGAGCCGACCGCGGCGGCCGGCGCGGACCTGACCATCGCGGTGTCGTTGCAGGCCCCGCGCCCGCCGTCGGAGCCGGCGGCACCGGTGCGGGCGACTGCCGAGGCGCCTTGGCTGGAGGATTGGGCGGTCCGGTTGCGGCAGGTGTTCCGGCGCTCGCCGACCGAGCCGGCCGCGGCCGAGCCGCTCGCCGACGCGTTGCCCGCGGACCTGCGGATCGCCGACGTGCTGTCGCTGTCGCTGGACGCCATGCAGGACCTCATCGCCCGGTACCGGATGGCCGGGCTGCCACCGGACATCCAGATCGCCATCCCGGTCAGCGCCTGCCGGGTGATGGACTTCCATCGCGCGGCCGAGATGATCGAAGTCGGTCGAGAGCTGACCGGCCGCGCGCTCGACGATTGGGCCGCCGGATCGCGGGTAGGGCTCTCGCGTGGCTGA
- a CDS encoding NUDIX domain-containing protein, with protein sequence MTRAIEGIDVPDARGRVGLDRAGRDLTGNPDVVVREVELLAAAWHVLRRTTYDYRRRDGSWSREQRETYDRGDGATVLLYHPHRRTVLLTRQFRYPVYVNGHPDGMFVETAAGLLDGDDPAAAVRREASEELGVVIGELEPVFAVWTSPGSVTERVHCFAAPYSAASRVGAGGGLADDGEDIAAVEMPFATALDRIASGEIADAKTIMLLQWAALRGPFSPSAAGSCP encoded by the coding sequence ATGACTAGGGCGATCGAGGGCATCGACGTGCCGGACGCGCGCGGCCGGGTGGGGCTGGACCGGGCCGGCCGGGACCTCACCGGCAACCCGGATGTGGTGGTCCGCGAGGTGGAGCTGCTCGCGGCCGCGTGGCACGTGCTGCGCCGGACCACGTACGACTACCGGCGGCGGGACGGGAGCTGGAGCCGGGAGCAGCGGGAGACCTACGACCGCGGGGACGGGGCGACGGTGCTGCTCTACCACCCGCACCGGCGGACGGTGCTGCTCACCCGCCAGTTCCGGTACCCGGTGTACGTGAACGGGCACCCGGACGGCATGTTCGTCGAGACGGCGGCCGGCCTCCTCGACGGCGACGATCCGGCGGCGGCCGTCCGGCGCGAGGCGAGCGAGGAGCTGGGCGTGGTGATCGGCGAGCTGGAGCCGGTCTTCGCGGTGTGGACCAGCCCCGGCTCGGTGACCGAGCGGGTGCACTGTTTCGCCGCGCCGTACAGCGCGGCGTCCCGGGTCGGGGCGGGCGGCGGCCTCGCCGACGACGGCGAGGACATCGCCGCCGTCGAGATGCCGTTCGCGACCGCCCTGGACCGGATCGCGAGCGGGGAGATCGCCGACGCCAAGACGATCATGCTGCTGCAGTGGGCGGCGCTGCGCGGCCCGTTCAGCCCCTCAGCTGCTGGATCTTGTCCTTGA
- a CDS encoding flavin reductase family protein encodes MDLETVRESGVGERMKSAFRRYPTGVAVISALGPDGPVGLTASSVASVSVDPPALSFSVMGTRTARLLLAAESFVVHLLGAGHAGLAREFSHSGGDRFTAEQGWSVLPTGEPILFDAVAALRGTPLHLLPVGESTLVVASIVEVFHGTEDRPLIHHARSFLTRKHMEGL; translated from the coding sequence GTGGATCTGGAAACTGTGCGGGAATCGGGTGTCGGCGAGCGGATGAAGAGTGCCTTCCGCCGCTACCCGACCGGGGTCGCCGTGATCAGCGCGCTGGGCCCGGACGGTCCCGTCGGCCTGACCGCGTCCAGCGTCGCGTCGGTGTCGGTCGATCCGCCGGCGCTGTCGTTCTCGGTCATGGGCACCCGCACCGCTCGGCTCCTGCTGGCCGCGGAGAGTTTCGTGGTGCATCTGCTCGGGGCCGGGCACGCCGGGCTGGCCCGGGAGTTCTCGCACAGCGGCGGTGACCGGTTCACCGCGGAGCAGGGCTGGAGCGTGCTGCCGACCGGCGAGCCGATCCTGTTCGACGCGGTGGCGGCGCTGCGCGGCACGCCCCTGCACCTGCTGCCGGTGGGCGAGTCGACGCTCGTCGTCGCGTCGATCGTGGAGGTCTTCCACGGCACCGAGGATCGGCCGCTGATCCACCACGCCCGGAGTTTTCTCACCCGGAAGCACATGGAAGGTCTCTGA
- the def gene encoding peptide deformylase: protein MTAVPIIKIGDPVLRRPAEAVTTFDAELHRLVQDLHHTLAESRGAGLAAPQIGVSLRVFAINPDLPGNDRKLDHLVNPVLEFPDEQEQDGPEGCLSIPGIYLDTKRRMNVVATGLTRHGDPVQVVGEGLLARCVQHETDHLDGILFIDRQDAAGRQRLLDTLREAAWFEGLPAPEVRVSPH from the coding sequence GTGACGGCGGTTCCCATCATCAAGATCGGCGATCCGGTGCTGCGGCGGCCCGCGGAGGCGGTGACCACGTTCGACGCCGAGCTGCACCGGCTGGTCCAGGATCTCCACCACACGCTGGCCGAGTCCCGTGGCGCCGGGCTGGCCGCGCCGCAGATCGGGGTGAGCCTGCGGGTCTTCGCGATCAACCCCGACCTGCCGGGCAACGATCGCAAGCTCGACCACCTGGTCAACCCGGTGCTCGAGTTCCCCGACGAGCAGGAGCAGGACGGCCCGGAGGGCTGCCTCTCCATCCCCGGCATCTACCTCGACACCAAGCGCCGGATGAACGTGGTGGCCACCGGCCTGACCAGGCACGGCGACCCGGTCCAGGTGGTGGGCGAGGGCCTGCTGGCCCGGTGCGTGCAGCACGAGACCGACCACCTGGACGGGATCCTGTTCATCGACCGGCAGGACGCGGCCGGGCGGCAGCGGCTGCTGGACACGCTGCGTGAGGCCGCGTGGTTCGAGGGCCTGCCGGCGCCGGAGGTGCGCGTCAGCCCGCACTGA
- a CDS encoding DUF309 domain-containing protein codes for METGGPGFARDRDAAGRAKNSRPRDGLGRPLPHGLTGVPTTPEDLVLPPDEALREAQRLLDAGRPFHAHEVLEGAWKACDDENRELWKGLAQLAVGITHLRRGNEVGAVRLLTRAADRVAAYAEHPPHGIAVAALTTWARDLVARIGTAPIPADLLAPRLLG; via the coding sequence ATGGAGACGGGTGGACCGGGGTTCGCGCGGGATCGGGACGCGGCCGGGCGGGCGAAGAACTCCCGGCCGCGGGACGGGCTCGGACGGCCGCTGCCGCACGGCCTGACCGGGGTGCCGACCACGCCGGAGGACCTGGTCCTGCCGCCGGACGAGGCACTGCGGGAGGCGCAGCGGCTGCTCGACGCCGGTCGGCCGTTCCACGCTCACGAGGTGCTCGAGGGCGCGTGGAAGGCGTGCGACGACGAGAACCGCGAACTGTGGAAGGGGCTGGCCCAGCTCGCGGTCGGCATCACCCACCTGCGAAGGGGGAACGAGGTGGGCGCGGTCCGCTTGCTGACCCGGGCCGCGGACCGCGTCGCGGCGTACGCGGAACATCCCCCGCACGGGATCGCCGTCGCCGCGCTGACCACCTGGGCCCGCGACCTCGTCGCGCGGATCGGCACCGCCCCGATCCCCGCCGACCTGCTCGCCCCACGCCTGCTCGGCTAG
- a CDS encoding cation diffusion facilitator family transporter, translated as MDQTSGVRTKKTPDQGESTWTVIVAVAANAAIAIAKIVAGLLTGSASMWAEAAHSIADTGNEILLLVGLKRSLREPDGRHPFGYGQERYFWTFLAALGIFLIGGVLSIGEGVRSMLMPEPVESLWVGVGVLVVAAGFESYSWYTAHKQLRKEARERDRSMRHHLRHASDPSATTVFLEDTAALIGLAIALVALVLHATTGWAGWDAVGSMSIGVLLIVVAYLLARRSKGLLLDESAPDDVLDPIRERVEAEHWIAGIQDLHAVWVGPSQLLINMWVTPVDGERLVERVAGLRRELLENDTIAQVTVTLIPAR; from the coding sequence GTGGATCAGACCAGCGGTGTTCGTACCAAAAAGACCCCGGACCAGGGGGAGAGCACCTGGACCGTCATCGTCGCGGTGGCCGCGAACGCGGCCATCGCGATCGCGAAGATCGTGGCCGGCCTGCTCACCGGTAGCGCGTCGATGTGGGCCGAGGCCGCCCACTCGATCGCCGACACCGGCAACGAGATCCTGCTGCTGGTCGGCCTGAAACGCTCGCTGCGCGAGCCGGACGGCCGGCACCCCTTCGGGTACGGGCAGGAACGCTACTTCTGGACCTTCCTGGCGGCCCTCGGCATCTTCCTGATCGGCGGCGTCCTGTCGATCGGGGAGGGCGTGCGCAGCATGCTGATGCCGGAGCCGGTGGAGAGCCTCTGGGTCGGCGTCGGCGTGCTGGTGGTGGCCGCCGGGTTCGAGAGCTACTCCTGGTACACCGCGCACAAGCAGCTGCGCAAGGAGGCGCGGGAGCGGGACCGGTCGATGCGGCACCACCTGCGGCACGCCTCCGACCCGAGCGCCACCACCGTCTTCCTGGAGGACACCGCCGCGCTGATCGGCCTCGCCATCGCGCTCGTCGCGCTGGTCCTGCACGCCACCACCGGCTGGGCCGGCTGGGACGCGGTCGGCAGCATGTCGATCGGCGTGCTGCTGATCGTGGTGGCCTACCTGCTGGCCCGCCGTTCGAAGGGCCTGCTGCTCGACGAGTCGGCGCCGGACGACGTGCTGGACCCGATCCGGGAACGGGTCGAGGCCGAGCACTGGATCGCCGGCATCCAGGACCTGCACGCCGTCTGGGTCGGACCCTCCCAGTTGCTGATCAACATGTGGGTCACGCCCGTCGACGGGGAGCGGCTGGTCGAGCGGGTCGCCGGGCTGCGCCGGGAACTGCTGGAGAACGACACGATCGCCCAGGTCACCGTGACGTTGATACCGGCCCGGTGA
- a CDS encoding Dps family protein: protein MKPDVAGDVIAVLQDRLNALNDLALTLKHVHWNVVGPHFIAVHQMLDPQVDAVREMVDALAERIATLGGSPIGTPGALVAQRSWDDYAIGRADTNAHLAALDVVYGGVIESHRAAIEKTDEPDPVTQDLLIAQAGRLEQFHWFVRAHLESADGTLVTAGVKDEKTAARRGKR, encoded by the coding sequence ATGAAGCCCGATGTCGCCGGTGACGTCATCGCGGTGCTGCAGGACCGGCTCAACGCCCTGAACGACCTGGCGCTGACCCTCAAGCATGTGCACTGGAACGTCGTCGGCCCGCACTTCATCGCGGTGCACCAGATGCTCGACCCGCAGGTCGACGCGGTCCGCGAGATGGTCGACGCCCTCGCCGAGCGGATCGCCACGCTGGGCGGTTCCCCGATCGGCACGCCGGGCGCGCTGGTCGCGCAGCGCTCCTGGGACGACTACGCGATCGGCCGGGCGGACACCAACGCGCACCTGGCCGCGCTCGACGTGGTCTACGGCGGAGTGATCGAGTCGCACCGGGCCGCCATCGAGAAGACCGACGAGCCCGACCCGGTCACCCAGGACCTGCTGATCGCGCAGGCCGGCCGGCTGGAGCAGTTCCACTGGTTCGTCCGCGCCCACCTGGAGTCGGCGGACGGCACGCTGGTCACCGCCGGCGTCAAGGACGAGAAGACCGCCGCTCGACGCGGCAAGCGCTGA
- a CDS encoding DeoR/GlpR family DNA-binding transcription regulator: MLAAERRDVLLSRLRTAGKVVAKEIAAELGVAEDMIRRDLRELAAAGLCQRVYGGALPVSPAVADYATRATVATSSKERVAAAAAALIRPGATVLLDGGTTALAVTAALPADLAATIVTHSPTVAAALVGHPAVDVYVLGGRLFKHSAVTCGAATAEAARGISADLFLMGVTGVHEEAGLTTGDPDEAAMKRTLAGRAADTYVLASSEKVGTASPFTVLPPAEVTGIVTDADPEHPALRSLRAGGVSVVPAFPGGSEGNRSG, translated from the coding sequence ATGCTGGCCGCCGAGCGTCGCGACGTGCTGCTGTCCCGGCTGCGGACCGCCGGCAAGGTGGTGGCCAAGGAGATCGCCGCCGAGCTGGGCGTCGCCGAGGACATGATCCGCCGGGACCTGCGCGAGCTCGCCGCCGCCGGTCTCTGCCAGCGGGTCTACGGCGGTGCGCTGCCGGTCTCCCCGGCGGTGGCCGACTACGCGACCCGGGCCACCGTCGCCACCTCCAGCAAGGAGCGGGTCGCCGCCGCGGCCGCCGCCCTGATCCGGCCCGGCGCCACCGTCCTGCTCGACGGCGGCACCACCGCCCTCGCCGTCACCGCCGCCCTGCCCGCCGACCTGGCCGCCACCATCGTCACGCACAGCCCCACGGTCGCCGCCGCGCTGGTCGGCCACCCGGCCGTCGACGTCTACGTGCTGGGCGGGCGGCTCTTCAAGCACTCGGCGGTCACCTGCGGCGCGGCGACCGCCGAGGCGGCCCGGGGCATCTCCGCCGACCTGTTCCTGATGGGCGTGACAGGGGTGCACGAGGAGGCCGGGCTGACCACCGGCGACCCGGACGAGGCCGCCATGAAACGCACCCTAGCCGGCCGGGCGGCGGACACCTACGTGCTGGCGAGCAGCGAGAAGGTCGGCACCGCGTCGCCGTTCACCGTGCTGCCACCGGCCGAGGTGACCGGGATCGTCACCGACGCCGACCCGGAGCATCCGGCGCTGCGCTCCCTGCGCGCGGGGGGTGTCAGCGTGGTCCCGGCGTTTCCGGGCGGCTCGGAGGGGAACAGAAGTGGATAG
- a CDS encoding low temperature requirement protein A, with protein sequence MSEPAAEERHATWLELFFDLVIVAAVAQLAHLLHEPDAERLLIFGILYYAMWSVWTGFTLYANVAASRIRLITMLGAMFGIAVMAASVTPLVDGDRPQRFIIAYVACRMLAIASWKKSAEVMTEWPGVHQAVGLIPWVASLGFGAPVRYWLWAAGIAFDLGYTLLAARHPDRLIAEERHEHEQHQRRWATVLARRRPGRATAPPALPEPHAVTADRPHLGERLGLFVIIVLGEAVAQLVNEAADVTLWSYEIWFLVLTGFGLLVALWWLTLQYGSAAAPVSGAWTRALRATMPVHYLTTAAIVAIAAGLGGLAGEAEHADPAMRWVLCGGAALYFLVAGPLGISGAALRWTLGWALPAAAGAILLGLTGAHLPVWVLVAGLLLLALWQVGYRRVQARLR encoded by the coding sequence ATGTCGGAACCGGCCGCCGAGGAGCGGCATGCCACCTGGCTGGAACTCTTCTTCGATCTCGTCATCGTGGCAGCGGTGGCCCAGCTCGCCCACCTCCTGCACGAGCCGGACGCCGAGCGGCTGCTGATCTTCGGGATCCTCTACTACGCGATGTGGAGTGTCTGGACCGGCTTCACCCTGTACGCGAACGTCGCCGCCAGCCGGATCCGGCTGATCACCATGCTCGGCGCGATGTTCGGGATCGCCGTGATGGCCGCCTCGGTCACCCCGCTGGTCGACGGCGACCGGCCGCAGCGGTTCATCATCGCGTACGTCGCCTGCCGGATGCTCGCCATCGCGTCGTGGAAGAAGTCGGCCGAGGTGATGACCGAGTGGCCGGGCGTGCACCAGGCGGTCGGGCTGATCCCCTGGGTGGCGTCGCTCGGCTTCGGGGCGCCGGTCCGGTACTGGCTGTGGGCGGCCGGCATCGCCTTCGACCTGGGTTACACGCTGCTGGCCGCCCGGCACCCGGACCGGCTGATCGCCGAGGAGCGCCACGAGCACGAGCAGCACCAGCGCCGGTGGGCCACCGTGCTGGCCCGGCGCAGGCCGGGGCGGGCCACCGCGCCGCCGGCGTTGCCCGAGCCGCATGCGGTGACCGCCGACCGGCCGCACCTGGGTGAGCGGCTCGGGCTGTTCGTCATCATCGTGCTCGGCGAGGCCGTGGCGCAGCTGGTGAACGAGGCCGCGGACGTGACGCTCTGGTCGTACGAAATCTGGTTTCTGGTGTTGACCGGTTTCGGTCTTCTGGTGGCGCTGTGGTGGCTGACGCTGCAGTACGGCTCGGCCGCCGCGCCGGTCTCCGGTGCCTGGACGCGGGCGCTGCGGGCGACCATGCCGGTGCACTATCTGACCACCGCGGCGATCGTGGCGATCGCGGCCGGGCTGGGCGGGCTGGCCGGCGAGGCGGAGCACGCGGATCCGGCGATGCGCTGGGTGCTGTGCGGCGGCGCGGCGCTGTACTTTCTGGTCGCCGGCCCGCTCGGGATCTCCGGCGCGGCACTGCGGTGGACGCTCGGCTGGGCGTTGCCGGCGGCCGCGGGCGCGATCCTGCTCGGCCTGACCGGCGCGCACCTGCCGGTCTGGGTGCTGGTCGCCGGGCTGCTGCTGCTCGCCCTGTGGCAGGTCGGCTACCGCCGGGTGCAGGCACGTCTGCGCTGA
- a CDS encoding DinB family protein → MTSEQRVVGYGGMWARPEEDPRQAGNPVGELATIREYLTNYRRTLGLKCEGLTPEQLATRSVPPSTMSLLGLVRHLAKVEHVWFQLALRGVDEPRLFWSADVRDVDFDGAVADPAVVAEAFAAWESQIAAADEWLDRATDLGAEVTLSWNGEKSTVRDILIHMIEEYARHCGHADLLRECIDGRTGQ, encoded by the coding sequence ATGACAAGTGAGCAGCGCGTGGTGGGCTACGGCGGCATGTGGGCACGGCCCGAGGAGGACCCGCGGCAGGCCGGCAACCCGGTCGGCGAGCTGGCGACGATCCGCGAGTACCTGACCAACTATCGGCGGACGCTGGGCCTCAAATGCGAGGGGCTGACCCCGGAGCAGCTGGCCACCCGGTCGGTGCCGCCGTCCACGATGAGCCTGCTCGGCCTGGTCCGGCACCTGGCCAAGGTCGAGCACGTGTGGTTCCAGCTGGCGTTGCGGGGCGTCGACGAGCCGCGGCTGTTCTGGTCGGCGGACGTGCGGGACGTGGACTTCGACGGGGCGGTGGCCGACCCGGCGGTGGTCGCCGAGGCGTTCGCGGCCTGGGAGTCGCAGATCGCCGCGGCGGACGAGTGGCTTGACCGGGCCACCGACCTGGGCGCCGAGGTGACGCTCTCGTGGAACGGCGAGAAGTCAACGGTGCGCGACATCCTGATCCACATGATCGAGGAGTATGCCCGCCACTGCGGGCACGCCGACCTGCTGCGGGAGTGCATCGACGGGCGGACCGGGCAGTAG
- a CDS encoding thiamine pyrophosphate-dependent enzyme, producing MAEITSEVLIERLTAWGVDTVFGLPGDGINGIMEGLRRHAGKVRFVLVHHEETAAFMATAYAKATGRIGVCLATSGPGGIHLVNGLYDAKLDHAPVLAITGLQESSVLGTAYQQEVALDRLFEDVTEYNQVVMNPAQLPALVDIAIRTAYARHGVAHLTIPNDVQIAPAHQDPYQTVAPVRPPATTPVYLSPTVRPHDDDLRRAADLLNAGRKVAILAGIGARGAGHLVEEAAQRLGAPIVKSLLGKMVVPDDSPYVIGGLGLLGTKPSEELMEEADTLLMLGTNFPYTKFLPEPGKAKVVQVELDPARAGTRIPTDLPLVGDVGATLAALLPMLDRKDGDHLRDYRERFADWQHAMAALEAPDRDPIAPQYLAHQLDVLAADDAVLCCDSGTVATWAARHWQIRGRREFYLSGTLATMAPGLPYALAVQHAFPGRQVIAYVGDGGFAMLMAEFHTAVRYRLPVKVVINNNNSLGQILWEQMVLGYPEHGVRFGEPLPDYAGWASGCGGFGVRVDKPGDVPGALREALAYDGPALLDVAVNPDEPPLPGKVTYEQAKKFATAFLKGQPNRASIATTLFKDKIQQLRG from the coding sequence GTGGCTGAGATTACCTCCGAAGTCCTGATCGAGCGGCTGACCGCGTGGGGCGTCGACACCGTGTTCGGGCTGCCCGGCGACGGCATCAACGGGATCATGGAAGGGCTGCGCCGGCACGCCGGCAAGGTGCGGTTCGTGCTGGTGCACCACGAGGAGACCGCGGCGTTCATGGCGACCGCCTACGCCAAGGCCACCGGGCGGATCGGGGTCTGCCTGGCCACCTCCGGTCCGGGCGGCATCCACCTGGTCAACGGGCTGTACGACGCGAAGCTCGACCACGCGCCGGTCCTGGCGATCACCGGGTTGCAGGAGAGCAGCGTGCTGGGCACCGCGTACCAGCAGGAGGTGGCGCTCGACCGGCTGTTCGAGGACGTGACCGAGTACAACCAGGTGGTGATGAACCCGGCGCAGCTGCCGGCGCTCGTCGACATCGCGATCCGGACCGCGTACGCCCGCCACGGCGTCGCCCACCTGACCATCCCGAACGACGTGCAGATCGCGCCGGCCCACCAGGACCCGTACCAGACGGTCGCCCCGGTCCGGCCGCCGGCGACCACCCCGGTCTACCTGTCCCCGACGGTCCGCCCGCACGACGACGACCTGCGCCGCGCCGCCGACCTGCTGAACGCCGGGCGGAAGGTGGCGATCCTGGCCGGGATCGGCGCCCGCGGCGCCGGGCACCTGGTCGAGGAGGCCGCCCAGCGGCTCGGCGCGCCGATCGTGAAGTCGCTGCTCGGCAAGATGGTCGTCCCGGACGACTCGCCGTACGTCATCGGCGGCCTCGGCCTGCTCGGCACCAAGCCCAGCGAGGAGCTGATGGAGGAGGCCGACACGCTGCTGATGCTGGGGACGAACTTCCCGTACACCAAGTTCCTCCCGGAGCCCGGCAAGGCCAAGGTCGTGCAGGTGGAGCTGGATCCGGCCCGGGCCGGTACCCGGATCCCCACCGACCTGCCGCTGGTCGGCGACGTGGGCGCCACCCTGGCGGCGCTGCTGCCGATGCTGGACCGCAAGGACGGCGACCACCTGCGCGACTACCGGGAACGGTTCGCCGACTGGCAGCACGCGATGGCCGCCCTGGAAGCGCCGGACCGGGATCCGATCGCGCCGCAGTACCTCGCCCACCAGCTGGACGTGCTGGCGGCCGACGACGCGGTGCTGTGCTGCGACTCCGGGACCGTCGCGACCTGGGCGGCCCGGCACTGGCAGATCCGCGGGCGGCGGGAGTTCTACCTGTCCGGGACGCTGGCCACGATGGCGCCGGGCCTGCCCTACGCGCTCGCCGTGCAGCACGCCTTCCCCGGCCGGCAGGTGATCGCCTACGTCGGCGACGGCGGGTTCGCCATGCTGATGGCCGAGTTCCACACCGCGGTGCGCTACCGGCTGCCGGTCAAGGTGGTCATCAACAACAACAACTCGCTCGGCCAGATCCTCTGGGAGCAGATGGTGCTGGGCTATCCCGAGCACGGGGTCCGCTTCGGCGAGCCGTTGCCGGACTACGCCGGGTGGGCTTCCGGGTGCGGAGGATTCGGGGTACGCGTGGACAAGCCCGGTGACGTGCCCGGTGCGTTGCGGGAGGCGCTGGCGTACGACGGCCCGGCGCTGCTCGACGTCGCCGTCAACCCGGACGAGCCGCCGCTGCCCGGGAAGGTCACGTACGAGCAGGCGAAGAAGTTCGCCACCGCGTTCCTCAAGGGTCAGCCGAACCGGGCGTCGATCGCCACCACCCTGTTCAAGGACAAGATCCAGCAGCTGAGGGGCTGA
- a CDS encoding pectate lyase family protein: MTRLRLAAAAGTAITAGAIALFLPNPQASAAVTGSATGFASVNGGTTGGAGGTTVRATTGTQIHQALCSRASSSTPITIEVSGTINHGNTTKVSGASCNTAADKIELKDVSNVTIVGVGSAVFDQLGIHLRNASNIIIQNVTVRNVKKSGSPTSNGGDAIGMETDVHNVWVDHATLIASGGESAGYDGLFDMKDNTRYVTLSYSILRDSGRGGLVGSSDSDLANGPVTFHHNWYENIDSRTPLLRGATAHIYNNYYHSLNESGINARAGGKARVDNNYFTDSRNPLGTFYTDLPGYWQVSGNIFDNVTWEAAEDENPAGPNPVSNTSVSIPYSFALDGTSCVPSIVQQTAGANTGLRTSNGACSATTSSPAATPSSSSPTPSPSVSTTPTQQPSGTNLSLAAGADGSSKGGGTSYGNVKDGSLATYWSPSGTTGDISIKWGAATTVSRINIREVTGGVIGAYQVLNGSTGAVLTSGTGAGVITFPATAVTKLTFRITAAAGTPKVAEFETYAS, translated from the coding sequence ATGACCAGACTTCGACTGGCGGCCGCGGCCGGCACCGCGATCACCGCCGGCGCGATAGCCCTCTTCCTGCCGAATCCCCAAGCCTCCGCGGCAGTGACCGGCAGCGCCACCGGCTTCGCCAGCGTCAACGGCGGCACCACCGGCGGCGCCGGCGGGACCACCGTCCGGGCGACCACCGGCACCCAGATCCATCAGGCCCTGTGCAGCCGGGCCAGCAGCAGCACCCCGATCACCATCGAGGTGAGCGGCACGATCAACCACGGCAACACCACGAAGGTCTCCGGCGCCAGCTGCAACACCGCGGCCGACAAGATCGAGCTCAAGGACGTCAGCAACGTCACGATCGTCGGCGTGGGCAGCGCCGTCTTCGACCAGCTGGGCATACACCTCAGGAACGCCAGCAACATCATCATCCAGAACGTGACGGTGCGGAACGTCAAGAAGTCCGGCTCGCCCACCTCCAACGGCGGCGACGCGATCGGCATGGAGACCGACGTGCACAACGTCTGGGTGGACCACGCCACGCTGATCGCCTCGGGCGGCGAGTCGGCCGGTTACGACGGCCTGTTCGACATGAAGGACAACACCAGGTACGTCACGTTGTCCTACAGCATCCTGCGCGACTCCGGCCGCGGCGGGCTGGTCGGCTCCAGCGACAGCGACCTGGCCAACGGGCCGGTCACCTTCCACCACAACTGGTACGAGAACATCGACTCGCGCACCCCGCTGCTGCGTGGCGCCACCGCGCACATCTACAACAACTACTACCACAGCCTCAACGAGTCGGGGATCAACGCGCGCGCCGGCGGCAAGGCCCGGGTCGACAACAACTACTTCACGGACTCGCGGAACCCGCTCGGCACGTTCTACACCGATCTGCCCGGCTACTGGCAGGTCTCCGGCAACATCTTCGACAACGTGACCTGGGAGGCCGCGGAGGACGAGAACCCGGCCGGCCCGAACCCGGTGTCGAACACCAGCGTCAGCATCCCGTACTCGTTCGCCCTGGACGGCACGTCCTGCGTCCCGTCGATCGTGCAGCAGACCGCCGGCGCGAACACCGGCCTGCGTACCTCCAACGGCGCCTGCTCGGCCACCACGAGCAGCCCGGCCGCCACGCCGAGCAGCAGCAGCCCCACGCCGAGCCCGAGCGTCAGCACCACCCCGACGCAGCAGCCCAGCGGCACCAACCTCAGCCTGGCCGCCGGCGCCGACGGGTCCAGCAAGGGCGGCGGCACGAGCTACGGCAACGTCAAGGACGGCAGCCTGGCCACCTACTGGTCGCCGAGCGGCACCACCGGTGACATCTCGATCAAGTGGGGTGCGGCCACCACCGTCTCCCGGATCAACATCCGCGAGGTCACCGGCGGCGTGATCGGCGCCTACCAGGTCCTCAACGGCAGCACCGGCGCGGTCCTCACGTCGGGCACCGGCGCCGGCGTGATCACCTTCCCGGCCACCGCGGTCACCAAGCTCACCTTCCGGATCACCGCCGCCGCCGGCACGCCGAAGGTGGCGGAATTCGAGACCTACGCCTCCTGA